In the Haloferula helveola genome, one interval contains:
- a CDS encoding CDP-alcohol phosphatidyltransferase family protein: protein MTLASKITISRILLVPVFATLAIYYGISVEEGHPEEWLRWSALAVFIIASASDGLDGWIARRFNQRSHFGAVIDPIADKALLLTGIITLSAVDWGADGWSIPLWFAALVIVRDIIILGGLAIIHFVNHEMHHAPHWTGKVCTFAQMFTLGWVMLKVVPFSPMYPCIFAAVFTVWSGYIYLRAGIRQLQESPKSHPGSHP, encoded by the coding sequence ATGACCCTTGCCAGCAAGATCACGATCAGCCGAATCCTGCTGGTTCCGGTGTTCGCCACGCTGGCGATTTACTACGGCATCAGCGTCGAGGAGGGGCATCCGGAGGAGTGGCTCCGGTGGTCCGCCCTCGCCGTGTTCATCATCGCCTCGGCCAGCGACGGCCTCGACGGATGGATCGCCCGGCGCTTCAACCAGCGCTCCCACTTCGGCGCCGTCATCGACCCGATTGCCGACAAGGCCCTTCTGCTGACGGGCATCATCACGCTCAGCGCCGTCGACTGGGGCGCCGACGGGTGGAGCATTCCGCTGTGGTTCGCGGCGCTGGTGATCGTCCGCGACATCATCATCCTCGGCGGACTGGCGATTATCCACTTCGTGAACCATGAGATGCACCACGCGCCGCACTGGACCGGCAAGGTTTGCACCTTCGCCCAGATGTTCACACTCGGCTGGGTGATGCTCAAGGTCGTCCCGTTCTCGCCGATGTATCCCTGCATCTTCGCGGCGGTTTTCACGGTCTGGTCAGGCTACATCTACCTGCGCGCCGGCATCCGCCAGTTGCAGGAGTCGCCGAAGAGCCATCCGGGCTCCCACCCGTGA
- a CDS encoding YdjY domain-containing protein, translating into MRLLWLTLPLLALVASGAEPVERAPVEPKSLPAPDQKVEPAKPAIERLEDGRMKVGEVTFDPKTREIRFPAEVNMTEGLLEFFVVHRNGKVHESLLLSDISATNLNIAFKLLKYKASRELYVKVEEDGSLSNEFEEATPEEKKESRLKLLVEWKDGEETKSVSANDLIAHAATEKAMPKSPWVYGGSFVYDGKFVAETSGDLMAIFLSNSALINFSGEDNELDDVWLPHPTRVPAQGTKVTVLIQPYEP; encoded by the coding sequence GTGAGATTGCTCTGGCTGACCCTTCCCCTACTCGCCCTCGTCGCCTCCGGTGCCGAGCCGGTGGAGCGTGCCCCGGTAGAACCGAAGAGCCTTCCGGCGCCCGATCAGAAGGTCGAGCCTGCCAAGCCGGCCATCGAGCGGCTGGAAGACGGCCGGATGAAAGTGGGCGAGGTAACCTTCGACCCGAAGACCCGTGAAATCCGTTTCCCTGCCGAAGTCAACATGACCGAGGGGCTGCTCGAGTTCTTTGTCGTTCACCGCAATGGCAAGGTCCACGAGTCACTGCTGCTCTCCGACATTTCGGCGACCAACCTCAACATCGCCTTCAAACTCCTCAAGTACAAGGCATCTCGCGAGCTTTACGTAAAAGTCGAGGAAGACGGCAGCCTTTCGAACGAGTTCGAGGAGGCCACCCCGGAGGAGAAGAAGGAGTCCCGTCTGAAGCTGCTGGTCGAGTGGAAGGACGGCGAGGAAACCAAGAGCGTATCCGCCAACGACCTGATCGCCCACGCCGCTACCGAGAAGGCGATGCCGAAATCCCCTTGGGTCTACGGCGGATCCTTTGTTTACGACGGCAAGTTTGTGGCCGAGACTTCAGGAGACCTGATGGCCATTTTCCTGAGCAATTCCGCCCTGATCAATTTCTCCGGTGAGGACAACGAGCTCGACGACGTATGGCTCCCTCACCCGACCCGTGTTCCCGCTCAGGGAACGAAGGTCACCGTCCTGATCCAACCCTACGAACCATGA
- a CDS encoding prenyltransferase/squalene oxidase repeat-containing protein — translation MKKFQTTATLILTAVTLGGASAQDAPPNPYLSLQNEMKQSIARGNAWLAEQQNEKGYWGDPGLPAVTALALTAAVRDPSLDLSKPFPEHIEKGFQWLLSQQKEDGGIYNRGLAVYNTATAVTALTAAARDVYEPAIVKGRNYLISQQWDIDKPKETDNPNDGGIGYGSSNDHSDLSNTYLAIEALRLSRQVIEDGKHGEQPELDWDAAITFLSRCQNLTETNDQEWASDDPKNKGGFIYNPESSKAGEDDLGNGQIALRSYGSISYAGLLSLIYAKLEPTDPRVVAVKEWLGKNYTIDENPGMGAQGLYYYYQAMSKALSAAGIDRLPLENGKTADWRKDLGGKLLSLQRENGSWVNDNARWMESDAMLVSAYTLMALEQVYFSIPGKP, via the coding sequence ATGAAGAAGTTCCAAACCACCGCGACCCTGATCCTGACCGCCGTCACGCTGGGCGGTGCCTCCGCTCAGGACGCCCCGCCAAATCCGTATCTGTCGCTGCAGAACGAGATGAAGCAGTCGATCGCCCGCGGCAATGCGTGGCTCGCCGAGCAGCAGAACGAGAAGGGCTACTGGGGTGACCCGGGCCTTCCGGCCGTCACGGCTCTCGCCCTGACCGCAGCGGTGCGCGATCCCTCGCTCGACCTCTCCAAACCGTTCCCGGAGCACATTGAGAAGGGCTTCCAATGGCTGCTCTCCCAGCAGAAGGAGGACGGCGGCATCTACAATCGTGGTCTCGCGGTCTACAACACCGCCACCGCAGTCACCGCTCTCACCGCCGCCGCGCGCGACGTCTACGAACCGGCGATCGTGAAGGGCCGGAATTACCTGATCTCGCAGCAGTGGGACATCGACAAGCCGAAGGAAACCGACAACCCGAACGACGGCGGGATCGGCTACGGTTCGAGCAATGACCACTCCGACCTCTCGAACACCTACCTCGCGATTGAGGCCCTCCGCCTTTCGCGCCAGGTGATCGAGGACGGCAAGCACGGCGAGCAGCCCGAACTCGACTGGGATGCCGCAATCACCTTCCTTTCCCGCTGCCAGAACCTGACCGAGACCAACGACCAGGAATGGGCGTCGGACGACCCGAAGAACAAGGGTGGCTTCATCTACAATCCGGAGAGCTCCAAAGCGGGCGAGGACGACCTCGGCAACGGCCAGATCGCGCTCCGCTCCTACGGTTCGATCTCCTACGCCGGCCTGCTCTCGCTAATCTACGCCAAGCTCGAACCGACCGACCCCCGCGTCGTTGCCGTGAAAGAGTGGCTGGGCAAGAACTACACCATCGATGAGAACCCGGGCATGGGAGCCCAAGGCCTCTATTACTACTACCAGGCAATGTCGAAGGCACTTTCCGCCGCGGGCATTGACCGGTTGCCGCTGGAGAACGGCAAGACCGCCGACTGGCGCAAGGACCTCGGCGGCAAGTTGCTCAGCCTCCAACGCGAGAACGGCTCATGGGTCAACGACAACGCGCGCTGGATGGAGTCCGACGCGATGCTTGTCTCGGCCTACACGCTCATGGCGCTCGAGCAGGTCTACTTCTCGATCCCCGGCAAGCCCTGA
- the der gene encoding ribosome biogenesis GTPase Der: MPTVAIVGRPNVGKSALFNRLAKRRIAIVHDQPGVTRDRLSAPCLATEHRCTIIDTGGIGATLDDGFAAQVTLEADIAIQTADLILFVVDAQEGLTPIDQALAQKLRKAGIPVVLVVNKVDDKKHENAFADMSGLGLGDGFAVSAEHGKGMGKLAGEIDRQIEPLAGEIEEAVEEAVESGIRLAIIGKPNAGKSSLVNAILKDDRTIVSDIAGTTRDAIDLPYEFGGERFTLIDTAGLRQRSRRDSSVEVFSAMRTEKAIRRCDLCVLVIDLASGVSAQDRKIAQVVLKEKKPCMIVLNKFDLFHPGAPLKERKKEAESQVRRELFFLSYAPFVCVSAKEGTAIPQIFKQILAIRDSAQKVPSTGTLNRFLHQAFETNPPPTVGKGTRRLKLYYATSAVNERYRTVPVPTFVLFVNDKTLMSSSYEQYLSNRLRESNPAPGVPVVFSVRSRRREERNYR, from the coding sequence ATGCCCACGGTCGCCATCGTCGGTCGCCCCAACGTCGGGAAGTCCGCCCTCTTCAACCGCCTCGCCAAGCGGAGGATCGCGATTGTCCACGATCAGCCGGGGGTGACCCGTGACCGGCTATCCGCCCCCTGCCTCGCCACCGAGCACCGGTGCACGATCATCGACACCGGCGGGATCGGTGCCACGCTGGATGACGGGTTTGCCGCCCAGGTCACGCTGGAGGCCGACATCGCGATCCAGACGGCCGACCTCATCCTGTTCGTGGTCGATGCCCAGGAAGGCCTGACCCCGATCGACCAGGCACTCGCTCAGAAGCTCCGCAAGGCTGGCATCCCGGTCGTTCTGGTCGTCAACAAGGTCGACGACAAGAAGCACGAGAACGCCTTTGCCGACATGAGCGGACTCGGACTCGGAGACGGCTTCGCGGTTTCCGCAGAGCACGGAAAAGGCATGGGCAAGCTCGCCGGCGAAATCGACCGCCAGATCGAACCGCTGGCCGGCGAGATCGAGGAAGCCGTCGAGGAGGCCGTGGAAAGCGGGATCCGGCTCGCCATCATCGGCAAGCCGAACGCCGGCAAGTCCTCGCTCGTGAACGCGATCCTCAAGGATGACCGGACGATCGTTTCCGACATCGCCGGCACCACGCGCGACGCAATCGACCTGCCCTACGAGTTTGGCGGCGAACGCTTCACGCTGATCGACACGGCCGGACTTCGCCAGCGGTCCCGGCGAGATTCTTCGGTCGAGGTGTTCTCCGCGATGCGGACCGAGAAGGCGATCCGACGCTGCGACCTGTGCGTGCTGGTCATCGACCTTGCCTCGGGTGTCAGCGCCCAGGATCGCAAGATCGCACAGGTCGTCCTCAAGGAAAAGAAGCCGTGCATGATCGTCCTCAACAAGTTCGATCTCTTCCACCCGGGCGCCCCGCTCAAGGAGCGCAAGAAGGAAGCGGAGTCGCAGGTCCGCCGCGAACTGTTCTTCCTCAGCTACGCGCCGTTCGTTTGCGTGTCCGCTAAGGAAGGCACTGCGATCCCCCAGATCTTCAAGCAGATCCTCGCGATCCGCGACTCGGCCCAGAAGGTGCCGAGCACCGGTACACTAAACCGCTTCCTGCACCAGGCCTTCGAAACCAACCCTCCGCCCACCGTTGGCAAAGGCACGCGCAGGCTGAAGCTCTATTACGCCACCAGCGCGGTCAATGAGCGCTACCGAACCGTGCCTGTTCCGACCTTCGTACTGTTCGTCAACGACAAGACCCTGATGAGCTCCAGCTACGAGCAGTATCTGTCGAACCGGCTCCGCGAGTCGAATCCGGCACCGGGCGTTCCCGTCGTGTTCTCCGTCCGCTCCCGGCGCCGCGAGGAGCGGAACTACCGCTGA
- a CDS encoding endonuclease/exonuclease/phosphatase family protein: MRLALLLLLFASPMVLAEPLRVMCWNIHHGQGMDRKTDLERIAQRITEEKADLVALQEVDKLCGRSGKVDQAVELGRLTGLTPVFGKAMDFGGGEYGLAVLSRLPVVSHRVHRLPGEGEPRIALEVTVRDGDRKLSIVSVHLDHQDDGRRIAQAKFLASALEESPKVILCGDFNDIPGSQPLAVFNEDWKTAQKEAPGFTYSSTAPVKEIDHALVKGLRVVGKVRVIEDRVSSDHRPFALQIR, from the coding sequence ATGAGGTTGGCGCTGCTTTTGTTGCTTTTCGCTTCGCCGATGGTGCTCGCGGAACCCCTGCGGGTGATGTGCTGGAACATCCATCACGGGCAGGGCATGGACCGGAAGACGGACCTCGAGCGGATTGCCCAAAGAATCACCGAGGAGAAGGCCGACCTGGTGGCCTTGCAGGAGGTCGACAAGCTCTGTGGCCGCAGCGGCAAGGTCGATCAGGCCGTCGAGCTGGGCAGGTTGACCGGGCTGACTCCGGTTTTCGGCAAGGCGATGGATTTCGGAGGAGGCGAGTATGGGCTCGCGGTTCTCAGCCGGCTACCGGTGGTGTCGCATCGGGTGCATCGGCTGCCGGGTGAAGGCGAGCCGCGGATCGCGCTTGAGGTGACGGTTCGCGACGGCGACCGGAAGCTGAGCATCGTCAGCGTTCATCTCGACCATCAGGACGACGGTCGGCGAATCGCCCAAGCAAAGTTTCTGGCCAGCGCTCTGGAGGAATCCCCGAAAGTGATTCTCTGTGGCGACTTCAACGATATCCCGGGTTCCCAACCATTGGCGGTCTTTAACGAAGACTGGAAGACGGCGCAGAAGGAGGCCCCGGGCTTTACCTATTCTTCGACAGCGCCCGTAAAGGAAATCGACCACGCGCTGGTCAAGGGACTGCGCGTGGTCGGAAAGGTCAGGGTGATCGAAGACAGGGTGTCGTCCGATCACCGGCCGTTCGCCCTTCAGATCAGATGA